TATTTTCATTTTATTATTATTTTGCCATGAAGGCGCTAAAATACAAAGTTAATTTAGTGCGCCAAATATAAGTTTTATTTTATAAAATCTTAACCGAAGTCATACTCAACGAACCCGCTAAAAGTTTATTATTAAACAAACTTAATTCTTCGGTTTTTCCTTTTAGTCCTAAAGTATAAATCAAAGGCAAATAATGGTCTGGTGTAGGTATCGCTAATTGAAAGGCTTTGCTTTGTTTTTCAAAATCAATAAGCGGTTGAAAGTCTCCATCTAGCAAATAATCATTTATTGTAGCTCTTGCTTCAATCGCCCAATCGTAACCATAATCATCTCTATGGAAATTCTGAAAATCAACCAATCTTAAATTATGAACTATATTTCCACTTCCAATTATCAAAACGCCTTTAGTACGCAAAGCGCTGAGTTTTTGAGCCAATTCAAAATGATATTTCCCTGGTTTAGTATAATCAATACTCAACTGAATTACAGGAACATGAGCATCTGGATATAAATGTTTAATTACACTCCAAGCACCATGATCTAATCCCCAATGTTCGTCAAGTTCCACTTCGGTGGGAAGCAATAATTTGGTAGTTTCTACTGCTAGTTCAGGACTTCCTTTTGCAGGATACTGCACATCAAATAATGCTTGAGGGAAACCTCCAAAATCGTGAATTGTTCTTGGCATTTCCATTGCAGTAACCTTTGTGCCATTAGTAAACCAATGTGCCGAAATACACAAAATAGCATTGGGTTCTGGTAATGTTTTGGCTAAATTTCTAAAATTGGCTACAAACTCATTTTCTTCAATTGCATTCATTGGACTCCCGTGTCCTAAAAATAAGACAGGCATTTTTTCGGTATTCGAAAAAGAACTAGAAATTTTATGTAAGTCGTTTAAAGTATTCATATCAAGTAATTGTCCTAATAATCATTAAATGTAAAAATCTTTTCTTTTATAAAGATTCATTTTATAAAAAAATGGACAAATTAAATTGCCCATTTTTTATAAATCAAAAAAATCTATATTTTTATTTTGAATAAACTTGTTTCAAAAAAGCTTCTAATGTGATCGGTTTTCTTCCTAACAATTTTTCTAAGTCCGAAGATTCTGCTTGAAACTCACCTTGCTTTATCGCTTCGGCAAAACCTACAAACATTCCAATATATTCCCCTGGAACTCCTGCCTGAGTCAAAACAGCTTCGTAATCTTTAGGGTCAGGACTTATATAATTTACAGTAGTATTTGTAATTTTACTTAGAGTATCTGCAATTTCTTGCATCGAATAATTTTCGACATTATTCATCCCGTATTCTTTATTCTCATGACCCTCAGTTATTAAAACAGTAGCAACAGCTTCAGCTAAATCATTTCTAGATACATATGCAGCAGCAGTTTCACCTGCTGGAAAATAAATTCCAGTATCTAAAACTTTCTCACCTAAAAACATAGGTAAAACATCTAGGTATAAATTATTTCTAAAAATAGTATACTTCATTCCGCTTGCCTTAATAGCATTATCCGTATCAATATGTGATTTGGCCAAAAAGGCAATTGGAGAGCTATCAGATTCATTTTTACGTTCAAAACTAGTATACAAAATATGCTTCACTCCTGCTTCTTTGGCCGCTTTTACAGCAGCTAACTGTTGTTTACTACGATTAGCTAAATCAGTTCCTGAAACCAATAATAATTTATCAATTCCTTGAAATGCAGCTAACAACGATTCATAATTATCGTAATCCCCTATTTTTAATGTAATTCCTTTTGCTTTCAAATCAGCTGCTTTGCCTTCGTCTCTAACTAGGGCTGAAATATTGGAGACTGCAATTTCTTTTTTCAACAAAAAATCAATTGTTGTTTTTCCGAAATTACCTGTCGCTCCTGTGACCAAAATTTTTGTATTCATTATTTTTTGTATTTATATTATTTCTAATACAAAGATAACTACCTTTGCTTCTTAAAGTATAGTGATATACTAAAGTATATCGATATACTTTAGTATACTATCAGTAAAATAAGGAGCTATGGAAAATAAAATAAGCTTTAAAGATGTAAAAGCATGTCCAATTCAGTTTGTATTGGCTGTAAATGATACTTTGAATGTCATTAGTGGAAAATGGAAACTACCTATTATTGGGTCATTACTATTTGAAAAAAGACGATTTACTGATATACTGCGCAATATTCCTAAAATCACACCACGAATGTTATCTAAGGAATTGAAAGATCTAGAAATGAACGGAATGGTGAAACGTACTGTTTATGATACGATACCAATAGCAGTTGAATATGAATTAACAGAATCAGCTAAATCCTTAGGTGATGTTTTAGATAAAATGCTAGAATGGGGTTTGCAACATAGGGAAACAGTACTTGCGGAAAAGTAGACCTCAATATTATCTATTCGACAAAATTCTCATCTTTAAACCCAATCAAATACAACTTGCTCTTTGCTCTTGTAATTGCCGTATACAACCATCGAATGTAATCACTATCTATTCCATTAGGTAAATAAGGTTGTTCAATAAAAACCGTATCCCACTGCCCTCCTTGTGACTTATGGCAGGTTATGGCATATGAGAACTTTACTTGTAATCCGTTGAAATATTCATTGGCTTTTACTTTTTGGAACTGCTTGTATTTAGTTTCTCCTTCGTAATCTTTCAATACTTCTTGATACAATCTATTGGATTCCTCATACGTTAAAGATGGAGATTCGCTTTTTATAGTGTCTAATAATAAAACGGTTTCAAACGGAATTTGATTTGGGTAATCGACCATTCGTATTTTTACTTTGGCAAACTTAAAACCGTATAATTCTTGAATTTTAAAAATCTCCAGCACTTCAATAATATCACCATTGGCAATAAAACCAGCTTCATCTGAATCTTTTAGCCAAAAATAATTATTCTTTACTACCATTAAAAAGTCACCTGTAGACAACTCACTTTCCTTATCGAGAATTTTGGTTCGTATTTGTTCGTTGTATTGATTGGCCCTTTTATTCGACCGAACAATGAAAGCCGTATCTTCAATACTATAATTACTATATGCAGAATTAATGGCATCTTGAATGTCATATCCATCTGTTAACCGAACAATATCTTTGAATTTTTTGACATCAAATTTAAAATCGGTTATAAAAGAATCTTCCAATAAAGTACGAAGCTCCGTAGCATTATATAAAATACCGGAACCTTCTTCCTGACGCATTACTTCATTGAGTTCAATATGCTCGACTTCTTTATTGTAATTGATGCTTAAAGTATGAATGTCTAATGCGGGACTAATATCTAAATTTACCGGTGGCAATTGTGCGGTATCTCCCAAGAGTATCATTTTACAGTTGGCTCCTGAATAGACATAAGAAATCAAATCGTCTAGTAACGATCCGTTTTCATACATTTTAGAATCGGAATTCGTATCCGAAATCATAGAAGCTTCATCGACTATAAATATGGTGTTTTTATGTTTATTGGGTTGCAAAGTAAACGACACTCCACCTCCCGAAGATTTCTTTGGAAAATATATTTTTTTATGAATCGTAAAAGCAGGCTTGTTCGAATAATTAGCAATTACTTTGGCAGCACGACCTGTAGGCGCCAGTAAAACGTACTTTTTGTTAATTTCTAATAGGTTATTTACAATAGTAGAAATCACAGTCGTTTTTCCAGTTCCAGCATATCCTTTAAGTACAAAAATAGTGTCATTGTGCGTATCCGTTAAAAAAATGGCGATTTTTTGAAAAAAAATATCCTGATTGTATGTAGGAGCAAAAGGAAACTGTTTTCGTAAAAGGCTATAGAACAAGGAAGAATTCATCTGGGCTTTGTTATTGTAAAATGAACTTCAAATATAAGGATGAAATTCCGGTGAATCACATTAAATCCCATTAGAATCAAAAAAAATTGTAAGTTTGCAATTGCATTTAATCGATTCAAAATTCCATATTTAGATTGGGTTTCAAAAAAGTTTATGTCTACACAAAATACGAATATTACCGAAAAGAAATATAAAAAACTGTCTATTCAAGTTTCCTTGACTGGACTTTCTTTTTGTTGTTTTGATACATTAAACAATACCATAACTTCTTTTAATGAAGTTCATTTTGACAGTTTCCATAAAGGAATACAAATTGAAGATTTATTTTCGAATGCTTTTCAGGAATATCCTGAATTGAATGACAGCTATGATGATGTGCTCATTATACACAACAACAATCTTTCCACATTTGTTCCTGAACCCTTATTCGATGAGAATTTTATAGGTAGTTATTTACAGTATAATACAAAAGTTTTTAAAACTGATTTTTTCGCTTTCGATGAAATTAGCAATTATCAAATCAACTGTGTCTATATTCCTTATGTGAATATGAATAATTTTTTTATTGACAAATTTGGTGCTTTTGATTATAAGCATGCGAATAGTATTTTGATCACTACCCTTTTGGATGCATCCAAAAATATTGACGATAAAAAAATGACCGTTCATTTTAATAAAGGCCATTTTGAAATTATTGTTATTCAAAATCAAAAGATGTTATTATTCAACTCCTTTGATTACCAAACACCCGAAGATTTTATTTATTACGTTTTATTTACTGCAGAACAATTGAATATGAATCCAGAAAAATTCTTATTGGAATTAATAGGAGATATTGATACAGAAAGTGAATTTTTCAAAATAGCATATAAATATATCCGCAACGTTGCTTTAGTAGACGTTGAGGCTTTACGATGGAACAATTATTTTTCTGAGGCCGAAAACAGAAATCATTATATACTTTTCAACTCATGAGAATCATTTCAGGAAAATACAAAGGAAGACGCATAAATCCACCAAAAGGATTACCCGTTCGCCCTACAACCGATATGTCTAAGGAAGCTTTATTCAATGTTTTAAATAACCATTTTAGTTTTGAAGGATTGAAAGTATTGGACTTATTCGCTGGAACAGGTAATATAAGCTACGAATTTGCTTCTAGAGGAAGTTCCCCAATTACCTCAGTTGACGGGGATTTTGGTTGCGTGAAATTCATTAAACAAACAGCCGCTGAATACGATTTTAATATTGCAGCTACGAAAAGTGATGTCTTTAAATTTTTAGAAAGAAACAATGCCACTTTTGATATTATTTTTGCCGATCCACCTTATGCTTTAGACCAAGCTACATTCGATAGAATTGTGCTGCTTGTTTTTGAAAAAAACAGTTTGAATCAAGACGGAATGATGGTTATTGAGCATTCAAAATATACTAAACTAGATCATCTAATTCATTTTTCATTTAAGAAAAGTTATGGCGGATCTATTTTCAGTTTCTTCGAATTACCATCATCTGACGAGGAGTTAGACGAGGATTTATTTGAAAACGACGGGGAAGAAGAATAATCAGATAAGATTTACAAAAAGAAAATGCCTTGCAATTGCAAGGCATTTTCTTTTTTAGTATAGGAAAAAAAATCTTAAATATTAAAATCTAAAACTACCGATAATTTATCTAAAACCATTTTATAATTTGGTGTTTCTACTTCATATTTCAATCCTTGTTCCACTACAAATTGAGTCAAAGATGCCAATTCAAATTTACGTCCAGCCAATACATCACGATGCATCGAAGACGTAGCGCTATGTGGTGTTTTTTCTAATTTTAAAATAGTTTGCATAATAATGTCATTAGGTAATTCCAATCCTTTAACAGCGGCAATCAGCGTGATTTCATTGAGAAGACCAACATATAATTTTCGGCTAGAATCGGTACTTAGAATTTCACCTACATTTTGGTTCAAATAAGAAGTAGCTGATGCTAATGCGGATATGAAAATAAATTTTTCCCAAACCGTTTCTTCAATGTTGTCTACTAAATAACTCTCTATCGTTGCCTTTTTAAAAATGGATTGTAAGGCTTTCAGTTTAGAAATAGAGGCTGTTCTAGATCCAAAAAATAATTTTTCGTACGCCCCTATTTTTGTAATTTCACCAGGAGCATTAATCATCGAAACGATATAAACACAACCTTCTAAAACAACATTATCAGGATAAAGGATACTAATTCTTTCTGGCGCATCAACACCATTGTACAAAGGTAGAAAAACGGTGTTTTTTGTAATGCACTTTTGAAGCGCAAGAAGACTCTCTTCAATATCATACGTTTTTGTAGCACAAATGAGGTAATCTAATTTTCCTATTATTGCAGGATCATTAGATACTATGCTTGGAAAAACAATCATTTCATTGTCATCCGAAACAATTTTTAAGCCAGATCGCGCTATAGCTTTTTGAGTTTCCCCGCGTGCGATAAATACAATCTCAATTTGATCTGATTCAGCATAGGCTTTCGCCAAAAGTCCACCAAAATAGCCACCTACTCCACCCAAACCTAATATACCTATTCTTGTTTTCATAACCACTATTTAAAAAATTAAACCATTAAGAAATTTAGAAATCAAGTCTTTAGACTTAATATAACTGAATTTCTTAATGGTTCTCTTTTAGATTTCACAATCTTTGATTTATTAAATCTTTTAATAAAAATAACAGACCTATAAGCCGGATTCTGTATCCCGATAAATCGGGACCCTTATCATTTATCTAGATCTCGCATTACTACGAGACTCAAGCTATCTACCCTTCAACAACGGACGAGAAGCCCTTAAATGCTGATATACTTGATATTTCACCGCATAGAGTTTACCTGGTTTCACTACAGCATTACCTGTACATACTTTCTGTTGCACTTGTCCTAATCCGATTACTCGAACCGACGGGTATTACCCGCTATGCTTCTCTAAGGTGTCCGGACTTTCCTCCCTTCCGAAAAATCGGAACGACGATAAGGCGGTCTGCTGGGCAAATTTACATTTTTTTATTCATGCTTTGCTATTTTAGAATCGTTACTTTAACAACACTTTTGCAATTTCTTAATTATAAAACAGTTACCTTTAAGTTGAAAAAATTCTAATATCATGAAACCAACCTATCATTATTCGACCGTTTCTGAAGCTTTAGATAATTTGAATGAAATGGGGTTTACTTATGACTTTAATATTCATGAGGATGCTATTGCAAAAAAACCTCATAATTACGAAATCAAACACATCTACCGCTATGAAGGAGATTCGGATCCTGGAGACGAAGCTGTGGTTTACGGCATTAAATCCACTTCAGGAAAAAAAGGGGTATTTGTTGCTGGATTTTCCGCAAATTCTGATAGCAAAGTGGCACAAATATTATCAAAATTATGTGTTGATGAAAATGATCAACAATGCAGGATTTAACTATGAAAAATATTCTAAAAAATAAATTAAGATAAAAATATGAAAAATATGTACCATTATGCTTCTGTTTCAAAAGCTTTAAATGAATTAAATGAAAAAGGATTTACCTATGATTTTAATATCCATGAGGAGGAAATTGTAAAAAATCCAAATCAACATGAAATTATTCACATTTACCGCTATGAAGGAGATTCAAATCCTGATGATGAAGCTATAGTATATGGTATTAAATCTCAATCAGGTACAAAAGGAGTATATGTATCTGGATTTTCAGCCAATTCTGTTAGCGAGGCCGCCCAAATATTAATAAAACTAACAATCGTGAATAAAAATAAATAAGTTTCTTAAATCATTTCCTACTTATAATTTTTCAACTATTCGTCCCCAAATAATTATTTTTTTCAAAGCTATATTTCAAACTAGATTTAATCGAATTTTGATGATACTTACAGAGATAATAATTAATCGAATTAAAAATGAGGGTCCATTATCCTTTCGGGATTTTATGGAGATGGCTTTGTATTTTCCAGAATTAGGTTATTACAATTCAAAGAAAAATAAAATTGGACAAGACGGAGATTTTTATACCAGTGCAAATCTTTCTGAATCTTTTGGTGCAATGATAGGCCGGCAAATAGAAGAAATGTGGGAAATACTGGATAGAAAGCCCTTTAAAATTATTGAATACGGAGCAGGAACGGGGCTTTTATGTCGGGATATTTTACATTATTTAAAAAACAACACCAAATTATACAAACACTTAAGCTATTGCATAATAGAAAAAAGTGAGAGCATGCGTGCTGTTGAAAAGAAATATTTAATTGAAAAAGTAACTTGGCACAATTCTATAAAAACAATTCCAGATATAAATGGCTGTATCTTATCCAATGAAGTTATTGATAATTTTTCAGTTCATCAAGTAATAATGGACGAAGAACTTAAAGAAGTATTTGTAGATTATGACAATGGATTTATCGAAGTGCTACAGCCAGCTAAAAAGGAGCTTAAAGAGTACCTAAAAACTTTAAAAGTAGTACTTCCAAAAGGATATCGAACAGAAATTAATCTGGAGGCAATAGCATGGATAAAGGAAGTTTCACAATTTCTAAATAAAGGATATATTATTACAATTGATTATGGCTCTTTCTCTTCTGATCTATATCGAAATGCGAGAAGCAGTGGCACATTATTATGCTATAACAAACATCAAAAAAATGAAAATCCATACCAACTTATAGGTTATCAAGATATTACGTCACATACTAATTTTTCGGCACTTGGCCGTTGGGGTTTAAAATATGGAATTAATTATTGTGGAATGATTGATCAAACCAATTTTTTAAGAGCACTTGGCATTAAAGAATACCAAAACAGAGCCTTAAACAATCCCTTATGTAAAAGTCAAGTAAAAATTCATGAATCCTATATTAATTACGGATTATTGATGGCGATGGGAATGAAATTTAAAGTATTAATTCAACAAAAAGGAATAAACCAAAACTCTTTATCAGGATTAAAATTTGCAAAAACTTCAGTAATTAAAACTATTGAATAAGTCCCTTTTTCATAATCTATATTTAATTTTGAATTAAGTAAATTATCCTTTTCATAATATAATCGCATTACCTATATTTGCTATCGAATAAAATTTATATGGAACAATTTGTAGTATCGGCTCGTAAATATCGTCCACAAACATTTAATGATGTTGTTGGACAAAAAGCCATTACCAATACACTATTGAATGCCATAGAAAGCAATCATCTAGCCTCTGCTCTTTTATTTACTGGACCTCGTGGTGTTGGTAAAACTACTTGTGCTAGAATCCTCGCTCGAAAAATAAATCAACCTGGTTATGATGACCCAAATGAAGATTTTGCTTTTAATGTCTTCGAATTGGATGCTGCTTCAAATAACTCTGTTGATGATATTAGAAATTTAATTGACCAAGTTCGCATTCCCCCACAAACTGGGAAATATAAAGTTTATATTATTGATGAGGTGCACATGTTATCATCAGCTGCATTTAATGCTTTCTTAAAAACATTAGAAGAGCCACCAAAGCACGCTATTTTTATTTTGGCAACTACTGAAAAACATAAAATTATTCCAACGATTTTATCGCGTTGTCAAATATTTGATTTCAAAAGAATAACAGTAAAAGATGCTAAAGAACATCTTGCAGAAGTAGCTACGAATCAAGGTGTCGTTTACGAAGACGATGCATTACATATCATCGCTCAAAAAGCAGATGGCGCCATGCGTGATGCTTTGTCTATTTTTGACAGAGTAGTTTCTTATTGTGGTGCAAACTTAACTCGTCAAGCAGTTACTGAAAATTTAAATGTTCTTGACTACGAAACTTATATTACAGTTACTGATTTAATACTTGAAAATAAAATTCCTGATTTACTAATGGCGTTCAATGAAATTCTTTCAAAAGGATTTGATAGCCATCATTTTGTATCTGGATTAGCTTCTCATTTTAGAGATT
The Flavobacterium sp. WC2421 genome window above contains:
- the ygiD gene encoding 4,5-DOPA dioxygenase extradiol codes for the protein MNTLNDLHKISSSFSNTEKMPVLFLGHGSPMNAIEENEFVANFRNLAKTLPEPNAILCISAHWFTNGTKVTAMEMPRTIHDFGGFPQALFDVQYPAKGSPELAVETTKLLLPTEVELDEHWGLDHGAWSVIKHLYPDAHVPVIQLSIDYTKPGKYHFELAQKLSALRTKGVLIIGSGNIVHNLRLVDFQNFHRDDYGYDWAIEARATINDYLLDGDFQPLIDFEKQSKAFQLAIPTPDHYLPLIYTLGLKGKTEELSLFNNKLLAGSLSMTSVKIL
- a CDS encoding SDR family oxidoreductase encodes the protein MNTKILVTGATGNFGKTTIDFLLKKEIAVSNISALVRDEGKAADLKAKGITLKIGDYDNYESLLAAFQGIDKLLLVSGTDLANRSKQQLAAVKAAKEAGVKHILYTSFERKNESDSSPIAFLAKSHIDTDNAIKASGMKYTIFRNNLYLDVLPMFLGEKVLDTGIYFPAGETAAAYVSRNDLAEAVATVLITEGHENKEYGMNNVENYSMQEIADTLSKITNTTVNYISPDPKDYEAVLTQAGVPGEYIGMFVGFAEAIKQGEFQAESSDLEKLLGRKPITLEAFLKQVYSK
- a CDS encoding winged helix-turn-helix transcriptional regulator; the encoded protein is MENKISFKDVKACPIQFVLAVNDTLNVISGKWKLPIIGSLLFEKRRFTDILRNIPKITPRMLSKELKDLEMNGMVKRTVYDTIPIAVEYELTESAKSLGDVLDKMLEWGLQHRETVLAEK
- a CDS encoding ATP-dependent RecD-like DNA helicase; this translates as MNSSLFYSLLRKQFPFAPTYNQDIFFQKIAIFLTDTHNDTIFVLKGYAGTGKTTVISTIVNNLLEINKKYVLLAPTGRAAKVIANYSNKPAFTIHKKIYFPKKSSGGGVSFTLQPNKHKNTIFIVDEASMISDTNSDSKMYENGSLLDDLISYVYSGANCKMILLGDTAQLPPVNLDISPALDIHTLSINYNKEVEHIELNEVMRQEEGSGILYNATELRTLLEDSFITDFKFDVKKFKDIVRLTDGYDIQDAINSAYSNYSIEDTAFIVRSNKRANQYNEQIRTKILDKESELSTGDFLMVVKNNYFWLKDSDEAGFIANGDIIEVLEIFKIQELYGFKFAKVKIRMVDYPNQIPFETVLLLDTIKSESPSLTYEESNRLYQEVLKDYEGETKYKQFQKVKANEYFNGLQVKFSYAITCHKSQGGQWDTVFIEQPYLPNGIDSDYIRWLYTAITRAKSKLYLIGFKDENFVE
- a CDS encoding DUF3822 family protein, translated to MSTQNTNITEKKYKKLSIQVSLTGLSFCCFDTLNNTITSFNEVHFDSFHKGIQIEDLFSNAFQEYPELNDSYDDVLIIHNNNLSTFVPEPLFDENFIGSYLQYNTKVFKTDFFAFDEISNYQINCVYIPYVNMNNFFIDKFGAFDYKHANSILITTLLDASKNIDDKKMTVHFNKGHFEIIVIQNQKMLLFNSFDYQTPEDFIYYVLFTAEQLNMNPEKFLLELIGDIDTESEFFKIAYKYIRNVALVDVEALRWNNYFSEAENRNHYILFNS
- a CDS encoding RsmD family RNA methyltransferase, with amino-acid sequence MRIISGKYKGRRINPPKGLPVRPTTDMSKEALFNVLNNHFSFEGLKVLDLFAGTGNISYEFASRGSSPITSVDGDFGCVKFIKQTAAEYDFNIAATKSDVFKFLERNNATFDIIFADPPYALDQATFDRIVLLVFEKNSLNQDGMMVIEHSKYTKLDHLIHFSFKKSYGGSIFSFFELPSSDEELDEDLFENDGEEE
- a CDS encoding ketopantoate reductase family protein, with translation MKTRIGILGLGGVGGYFGGLLAKAYAESDQIEIVFIARGETQKAIARSGLKIVSDDNEMIVFPSIVSNDPAIIGKLDYLICATKTYDIEESLLALQKCITKNTVFLPLYNGVDAPERISILYPDNVVLEGCVYIVSMINAPGEITKIGAYEKLFFGSRTASISKLKALQSIFKKATIESYLVDNIEETVWEKFIFISALASATSYLNQNVGEILSTDSSRKLYVGLLNEITLIAAVKGLELPNDIIMQTILKLEKTPHSATSSMHRDVLAGRKFELASLTQFVVEQGLKYEVETPNYKMVLDKLSVVLDFNI
- a CDS encoding class I SAM-dependent methyltransferase, with the translated sequence MILTEIIINRIKNEGPLSFRDFMEMALYFPELGYYNSKKNKIGQDGDFYTSANLSESFGAMIGRQIEEMWEILDRKPFKIIEYGAGTGLLCRDILHYLKNNTKLYKHLSYCIIEKSESMRAVEKKYLIEKVTWHNSIKTIPDINGCILSNEVIDNFSVHQVIMDEELKEVFVDYDNGFIEVLQPAKKELKEYLKTLKVVLPKGYRTEINLEAIAWIKEVSQFLNKGYIITIDYGSFSSDLYRNARSSGTLLCYNKHQKNENPYQLIGYQDITSHTNFSALGRWGLKYGINYCGMIDQTNFLRALGIKEYQNRALNNPLCKSQVKIHESYINYGLLMAMGMKFKVLIQQKGINQNSLSGLKFAKTSVIKTIE
- the dnaX gene encoding DNA polymerase III subunit gamma/tau, whose amino-acid sequence is MEQFVVSARKYRPQTFNDVVGQKAITNTLLNAIESNHLASALLFTGPRGVGKTTCARILARKINQPGYDDPNEDFAFNVFELDAASNNSVDDIRNLIDQVRIPPQTGKYKVYIIDEVHMLSSAAFNAFLKTLEEPPKHAIFILATTEKHKIIPTILSRCQIFDFKRITVKDAKEHLAEVATNQGVVYEDDALHIIAQKADGAMRDALSIFDRVVSYCGANLTRQAVTENLNVLDYETYITVTDLILENKIPDLLMAFNEILSKGFDSHHFVSGLASHFRDLLVSKNPSTLSLLEVGEQAQKMYGLQAKKCSQDFLLKGIAIANDCDLKYKLSQNQRLLVELCLMQLASITFDGEKKKLSPL